From a single Phalacrocorax aristotelis chromosome 1, bGulAri2.1, whole genome shotgun sequence genomic region:
- the RDX gene encoding radixin, whose amino-acid sequence MPKPINVRVTTMDAELEFAIQPNTTGKQLFDQVVKTVGLREVWFFGLQYVDSKGYSTWLKLNKKVTQQDVRKENPMQFKFRAKFFPEDVSEELIQEITQRLFFLQVKEAILNDEIYCPPETAVLLASYAVQSKYGDYSKEIHKLGYLANDRLLPQRVLEQHKLTKEQWEERIQNWHEEHRGMLREDSMMEYLKIAQDLEMYGVNYFEIKNKKGTELWLGVDALGLNIYEHDDKLTPKIGFPWSEIRNISFNDKKFVIKPIDKKAPDFVFYAPRLRINKRILALCMGNHELYMRRRKPDTIEVQQMKAQAREEKHQKQLERAQLENEKKKREIAEKEKERIEREKEELMERLRQIEEQTMKAQKELEEQTRRALELDQERKRAKEEAERLEKERRAAEEAKAALAKQAADQMKNQEQLAAELAEFTAKIALLEEAKKKKEEEASEWQHKAFAAQEDLEKTKEELKSVMSAPPPPPPPPPVIPPTENEHDEHDENNAEASAELSSDGVMNHRSEEERVTETQKNERVKKQLQALSSELAQARDETKKTQNDVLHAENVKAGRDKYKTLRQIRQGNTKQRIDEFEAM is encoded by the exons atCAATGTCAGAGTAACCACAATGGATGCAGAATTGGAATTTGCCATCCAGCCCAATACAACAGGCAAGCAACTCTTTGATCAG GTGGTGAAAACTGTTGGTCTTCGTGAAGTCTGGTTTTTTGGACTACAGTATGTGGACAGCAAGGGTTACTCAACTTGGCTGAAGCTAAATAAAAAG GTAACACAGCAAGatgtaaggaaagaaaatcctaTGCAGTTTAAGTTCAGGGCCAAGTTTTTTCCAGAGGATGTATCTGAAGAATTAATTCAGGAAATAACTCAGAGACTTTTCTTCTTGCAAGTCAAAGAAGCAATCTTAAATGATGAAATATATTGCCCACCAGAAACTGCAGTTCTTCTGGCTTCTTATGCTGTCCAGTCCAAGTATGGAGATTACAGTAAGGAGATACATAAACTGGGCTACCTAGCCAATGACAGACTTCTCCCTCAGCG TGTGTTAGAACAGCACAAACTGACAAAAGAACAGTGGGAAGAAAGAATACAGAACTGGCATGAAGAGCACAGAGGAATGTTAAG GGAAGATTCTATGATGGAATACCTTAAGATAGCACAAGACTTGGAAATGTATGGAGTCaactattttgaaataaagaataaaaaaggaactGAATTGTGGCTAGGAGTTGATGCTTTGGGTCTGAATATTTATGAGCATGATGACAA gctGACACCCAAGATTGGTTTTCCCTGGAGTGAAATAAGAAACATCtcttttaatgacaaaaaattTGTCATAAAGCCAATTGACAAAAAGGCCCCT gattttgttttttatgcTCCCCGCCTGAGAATTAACAAGCGAATTTTGGCACTGTGTATGGGAAATCATGAATTGTAcatgaggaggaggaaaccTGATACAATTGAAGTGCAACAGATGAAGGCCCAAGCTAGAGAGGAGAAACATCAGAAACAGTTGGAAAG GGCACAATTAGAaaatgagaagaagaaaagggagatagcagaaaaggaaaaggaaagaatagagcgtgaaaaggaagaattaatggaACGCTTAAGACAAATTGAGGAACAAACAATGAAAGCTCAGAAAG AGCTAGAGGAACAAACTAGAAGAGCTCTAGAACTGGATCAAGAACGAAAGCGTGCAAAAGAAGAAGCAGAGCGCCTGGAAAAAGAGCGTCGAGCAGCTGAAGAAGCTAAAGCTGCTCTAGCTAAGCAGGCAGCTGATCAAATGAAGAATCAGGAGCAGCTA gcAGCAGAACTTGCTGAATTCACTGCCAAGATAGCACTTCTAGAGGAggccaagaaaaagaaagaagaggaagccTCAGAGTGGCAGCACAAA GCTTTTGCAGCCCAAGAGGACTTGGAAAAGACCAAAGAAGAACTGAAATCTGTGAtgtctgctcctcctcctcctcctcctccccccccagtTATTCCTCCAACAGAGAATGAACATGATGAACATGATGAGAACAATGCTGAAGCCAGTGCAGAGCTGTCTTCTGACGGTGTCATGAATCACAGGAGTGAGGAAGAACGGgtaacagaaacacagaaaaatgaacgTGTTAAGAAACAGCTCCAG GCTTTAAGTTCTGAGTTGGCTCAAGCCAGAGATGAAaccaagaaaacacaaaatgatGTCCTTCATGCTGAGAATGTTAAAGCAGGCCGTGATAAGTACAAGACTCTTCGACAAATCCGACAAGGCAATACAAAGCAGCGTATTGATGAGTTTGAAGCAATGTGA